TGGTCAGCGTGCTTAGATAAGCCATTCGAGCGAACAAGGTATGGTGTCAGATCGGGTCGCATCATCATGCCTGGGCTGACACACCAGAATCGACCAATTCGGGCGAGGCCAATCGTGTGCGAGTGCGCTCCTATCACCGAGCGCTGGCGCTGCATGGCTACCGCATCTAGCCCGCGCGTGGGGTAGCTCGCAAAAAACCGAGGATGTCCAACAGTCCAATTATTTCCTATGTAAAAATAATCGTTGTCCGTTGTCGTAATGCCATCCAGATTTCCGACCAGCATTCGAATGAGATTTGCAAATCCCAAGTTTTTGTTAACAACTTTCGCGAGTCGTCGATCGTGATTGCCCGGTATGATGTACAATCGTCTGAAGTGTGCTTTCAAAAACCGCAAAACCTGTCCCGATACCTCAATGGACTGGTTAAGATCCACTTGCGGTAAGTCGGCTGGATGGCTAGACAGACAATCTTGATCTGTCAGATCCCCGCCAACCACCAAATCCTCAATCTCAAGTGCTCGGCCAACCGCCACAAGACGCTTCAGCGCCCGCTCACTGTGCAATGGGGCGTGGATGTCACTGCAATACAGCCAGCGCGAAAGGTCGAGTGTTACCGGATTGTCAACAATACGAACAGCCTGCGGTAGTTCAGCACTGGCAGAAATTGATTTCAGTGTGTCCACAGCCTGCTGTGCTGGATTCTGCGGAGCTGTCGGTTCGAGATCATCCCGAAAATCGAGCTGAAGTTGCTCTGGTGGCTCAAGCAGATCGCCTGCCGATCGGCTCAGCGCGCCACGGAGCGTGTTGCTGTTCAGCCCGTGCCGAGTCGCAAATTCCAAAATCCCGCCGCGTTCAAGGCGCGCTTCCTGTAACTCAATCAATTGTTCTTGAGTCAATCGCTCTAGAATGTTCATTTTCTTGCGCTCTCCTGTGTGATGTTTTGATGTGTGTGGAGCGCCGGTCGGTGCCGGTCAATAAAAAGTTCATGCTGCGCGTGCGATGTCGAACAATCCTGCCTGTTGATGCGTGCCACCTTTTTCGAAATTGAGAAAACCCTGATCGCACATTGTCTTGAGCGCAAACTCCCGATCCTCGCGGTTTTGCATCCGAAGAACTTCGACATAAGCCTCTCGA
The sequence above is drawn from the Candidatus Kouleothrix ribensis genome and encodes:
- a CDS encoding metallophosphoesterase gives rise to the protein MNILERLTQEQLIELQEARLERGGILEFATRHGLNSNTLRGALSRSAGDLLEPPEQLQLDFRDDLEPTAPQNPAQQAVDTLKSISASAELPQAVRIVDNPVTLDLSRWLYCSDIHAPLHSERALKRLVAVGRALEIEDLVVGGDLTDQDCLSSHPADLPQVDLNQSIEVSGQVLRFLKAHFRRLYIIPGNHDRRLAKVVNKNLGFANLIRMLVGNLDGITTTDNDYFYIGNNWTVGHPRFFASYPTRGLDAVAMQRQRSVIGAHSHTIGLARIGRFWCVSPGMMMRPDLTPYLVRSNGLSKHADQTEGFVFVESTPQDGDTVQLFADGLTRWSDYQ